The following nucleotide sequence is from Streptomyces leeuwenhoekii.
GGAGCTTGGCCATGACGACCTTGCTCTCCACACCGAACTCCTTGGCGAGTTCGTATACCCGGACCTTAGCCACTTCGCTCCTTTGAGGTCCGGGTTGCGGCCGGACCGTCGCTAGTTCATGGGCGTACTCATCGCGTACTCATCGAGTGCTCATCGCAATCTCGACCTGCTTTCGACTCGCGAGGTACCAGACCGCACGGGGTTCCGTGCGGCACGTCTTCCTTACCAGGTTGCCCTCAGCAACCCTGTGCCTGCTCGACGTGATGGCGCAACGCCTTTACGTCGAGCGGTCCCGGGACGCGCAGTGCCCTCGGGAACGCCCGGCGGCGTACCGCCTGGTCGAGACAGACCGTGGCGGGGTGCACATACGCACCCCGGCCGGGCAGCGTACCGCGAGGATCGGGGACGCATGCGCCCTCGATCGCCACGATCCGCAGCAGCTCGTTCTTGACCGCTCGCTCCCGGCACCCCACACAGGTGCGTTCTGGGCATGCGCGGGCTGGCGTCCGGCCAGACACTTCTCAGTCTACCTCCCCGGGCCGACCTCACCCCTTCGGGGGAAGAATCGAACACGTGGCGCGCTGGAAGCTGTCGTGATCTCAGCGCTCCACGGCCCGGATCTATTCCCCGGTCGGCCCAACGATCTCTTTCCCGGCCGGGCGCCGGGCTATTCCGCCGGCTGCTCGGTGTCCGGGCGGATGTCGATGCGCCAGCCGGTCAGCCGGGCCGCGAGCCGGGCGTTCTGCCCTTCCTTGCCGATCGCCAGCGAGAGCTGGTAGTCAGGCACGGTCACGCGGGCGGACCGGGACGCCATGTCCACGATCTCCACCTTGGAGACGCGGGCGGGCGAGAGGGCGTGCGCCACCATCTCGGCCGGGTCGTCCGACCAGTCGACGATGTCGATCTTCTCACCGTTCAGCTCGCCCATGACATTGCGCACACGGCCGCCCATCGGGCCGATGCAGGCCCCCTTGGCGTTCAGCCCGGAGCGGGTGGAACGGACGGCGATCTTGGTGCGGTGACCGGCCTCGCGGGCGATCGCGGCGATCTCGACGGACCCGTCGGCGATCTCCGGCACCTCCAGGGCGAAGAGCTTCTTCACCAGATTGGGGTGGGTCCGGGACAGGGTCACGGACGGGCCGCGGACGCCCTTGGCCACCCGTACGACGTACGACCGCAGGCGCATGCCGTGCGGGTAGGTCTCGCCGGGGACCTGCTCCTGCACGGGCAGGATGGCCTCCAGCTTGCCGATGTCGACGAGGACGTTCTTCGGGTCGCGGCCCTGCTGGACCACGCCGGTGACGATGTCGCCCTCGCGGCCGGCGTACTCGCCGAGCGTCGCGTCGTCCTCGGCGTCGCGCAGCCGCTGCAGGATGACCTGCTTGGCGGTGGTGGCGGCGATACGGCCGAAGCCGGACGGGGTGTCGTCGAACTCGCGGGGCTCCCGGCCCTCTTCGAGGTCCTCGGGGTCCTCCTTCGCCCACACGGTCACATGCCCGGTCTCCCGGTTGAGCTCCACGCGCGCGTGCCGGCGGCTTCCCTCGGTGCGGTGGTAGGCGATGAGGAGGGCCGACTCGATCGCCTCGACCAGCAGGTCGAAGGAGATCTCTTTCTCCCGTACCAAGCCCCGCAGGGCGCTCATGTCGATGTCCACGGCTACGCCTCCTCTTCCTTCTTGTGGGACGTGTCGTCCTTGCGGTTGAACTCGACCTGCACGCGCGCCCGGGCGATGTCGCCGAAGGCGAGTCTGCGTGCGGTGGGCTTGCGCCCCTTGACCCCGGGGACCTCGACGTCGACACCGTCGCCGTCG
It contains:
- the nusA gene encoding transcription termination factor NusA yields the protein MDIDMSALRGLVREKEISFDLLVEAIESALLIAYHRTEGSRRHARVELNRETGHVTVWAKEDPEDLEEGREPREFDDTPSGFGRIAATTAKQVILQRLRDAEDDATLGEYAGREGDIVTGVVQQGRDPKNVLVDIGKLEAILPVQEQVPGETYPHGMRLRSYVVRVAKGVRGPSVTLSRTHPNLVKKLFALEVPEIADGSVEIAAIAREAGHRTKIAVRSTRSGLNAKGACIGPMGGRVRNVMGELNGEKIDIVDWSDDPAEMVAHALSPARVSKVEIVDMASRSARVTVPDYQLSLAIGKEGQNARLAARLTGWRIDIRPDTEQPAE
- a CDS encoding YlxR family protein, which encodes MSGRTPARACPERTCVGCRERAVKNELLRIVAIEGACVPDPRGTLPGRGAYVHPATVCLDQAVRRRAFPRALRVPGPLDVKALRHHVEQAQGC